One window from the genome of Rhodoflexus caldus encodes:
- a CDS encoding regulatory protein RecX produces MEFEKALLKLAAFCAYRERCSSEVQAKMAEWELSESLQKRLMAYLQAENYLNDERFAAAYARSKFRQKQWGRVKIRLMLRQKKLSDATIRHALNSIDGDEYWATLLELAEKKAAELANKPKKTAPKHSLFRFLAGKGFEADLAAEAVRQVLKP; encoded by the coding sequence ATGGAATTTGAAAAGGCACTCCTTAAATTGGCTGCTTTTTGTGCCTATCGCGAGCGTTGTAGCAGTGAAGTACAGGCAAAAATGGCTGAGTGGGAGTTGTCGGAGTCGTTGCAAAAGCGGCTGATGGCATACTTACAGGCAGAGAACTACCTGAACGATGAACGTTTTGCCGCTGCCTATGCGCGCAGCAAATTCCGCCAAAAACAGTGGGGCAGAGTTAAAATCCGCCTGATGTTGCGACAAAAAAAACTCTCTGATGCCACTATCCGCCATGCCCTAAACAGTATCGATGGCGATGAGTATTGGGCGACACTGCTCGAGTTAGCAGAGAAAAAAGCAGCGGAACTTGCCAATAAACCCAAAAAAACGGCACCGAAACATTCCTTGTTTCGTTTTCTGGCAGGCAAAGGTTTTGAAGCTGACTTGGCGGCAGAGGCAGTCAGGCAGGTATTAAAACCATAG
- a CDS encoding GNAT family N-acetyltransferase, translating into MAEHLPYIIRYATERDTHQLWQLMRELAVFERYIDRFQITEEMVRKQGFHKEHPDFYALVAENIHTKALGAMVVYYFIPFTAIAKPTLFIKEFYVSESLRGQGLGKSLFHAVKQEAQAAGCGNIQWKVAPWNKAAIRFYEREGATPNNEWVEFGINL; encoded by the coding sequence ATGGCTGAACATTTACCTTACATCATCCGATATGCCACTGAACGCGATACGCACCAACTTTGGCAACTCATGCGCGAGCTGGCTGTTTTTGAACGTTACATAGACCGTTTCCAGATTACCGAAGAAATGGTCAGAAAGCAGGGATTTCACAAAGAGCACCCCGATTTTTACGCACTGGTAGCCGAAAATATCCACACCAAAGCATTGGGAGCCATGGTTGTTTACTACTTCATTCCATTTACTGCCATTGCCAAACCCACACTTTTCATCAAAGAATTTTATGTCAGCGAAAGCCTGCGCGGCCAAGGATTGGGCAAAAGCCTGTTCCATGCGGTAAAGCAGGAAGCACAAGCTGCCGGCTGCGGCAACATCCAATGGAAAGTAGCCCCGTGGAATAAAGCCGCCATTCGCTTCTATGAACGCGAAGGAGCTACACCAAACAACGAATGGGTGGAGTTTGGCATTAACTTGTAG